A stretch of the Sulfurospirillum sp. UCH001 genome encodes the following:
- a CDS encoding sulfurtransferase TusA family protein, with the protein MSRYEIPQMVYDDLATFKKNHADFLAGKLDELTFKTMRVPFGVYEQREANTFMVRIKLAGGIVTPKQLLTLADLAQKYAHEAIHITTRGGAQLHYVKIEDIIAIIETLHSIDLSGRGGGGNTVRNIMADPLAGTAPDEVFDVSPYALTLTSKMLEQKDSFALPRKFKITFSGSEADRGYATIHDVGFIAKIQDGVKGFKLFTAGGMGAKSRLGTKLRDFVPDTEVFLYSQAIKQVFDKYGNRKNKHAARLRFLFEDLGLEEFNKLLEVELEAVKAKGDWELPITEIERTVGDTTHEPFSVPENIKKWWNRYVYAQKQAGFYGCKVPVHLGDIHFENARALANALLPYGEDVMRFTGDQNLYIRNLTGPQMASLHDILQAFSKDVAKPTLFGDMVACTGAATCQLGIARPRGAVDAIQKRLNKLIDERDYDALQGFKIHLSGCPNSCGKHLIGDLGFFGKVQRNEGYSYPAYNVVAGSRTSGDGSVYAQKAGDVAAFHVPAFVEEVLDTWLKHVKAYKSFADWIDDGGLAIITEISKKYVDIPSFKEDKNPYFDYDAVELFSLKGRGTGECSAGMYDLIEADKKALKEALEKEEKNFELIRLLSARMLLVTRGEDARDKEAVLKAFKQHFIETTLLNAYFGTMLEGDADEKSIELAEEVIKLYETMDHTLKFAKEKELAAAAATEAKPVASAHFKDLSGVACPMNFVKTKMELSKIGSGEVLEILLDDGAPIDNVPKSVASEGHTVEATTKEGNGWRVRIVKK; encoded by the coding sequence ATGAGCAGATATGAAATTCCCCAAATGGTCTATGATGACCTTGCTACGTTCAAAAAAAACCATGCCGATTTTTTAGCAGGCAAACTTGATGAACTTACCTTTAAAACAATGCGTGTTCCTTTTGGTGTTTACGAGCAACGTGAAGCCAACACCTTTATGGTACGTATCAAACTTGCAGGTGGTATCGTTACCCCAAAACAGCTTTTAACATTGGCTGATTTAGCACAAAAGTACGCGCATGAAGCCATTCACATCACCACGCGTGGTGGTGCACAACTCCACTACGTGAAGATTGAAGATATTATTGCTATTATCGAAACCTTGCACAGTATTGACCTTAGCGGTCGTGGCGGCGGAGGAAATACCGTTCGTAATATCATGGCAGACCCACTTGCAGGTACTGCACCTGATGAAGTGTTTGATGTCTCACCTTACGCACTTACACTCACCTCTAAAATGCTAGAACAAAAAGACTCTTTTGCGCTTCCACGAAAATTCAAAATCACGTTTAGTGGCTCAGAAGCAGACCGTGGTTACGCGACCATCCATGACGTTGGATTTATCGCTAAAATCCAAGATGGTGTAAAAGGCTTTAAACTCTTTACCGCGGGTGGTATGGGTGCAAAATCTCGTTTGGGAACGAAACTTCGTGATTTCGTGCCAGACACTGAGGTATTCCTCTACTCTCAAGCCATCAAACAAGTGTTTGACAAATACGGCAACCGTAAGAACAAACACGCCGCGCGTCTTCGCTTCTTGTTTGAAGATTTAGGGTTGGAAGAGTTTAATAAACTTCTTGAAGTTGAATTAGAAGCAGTAAAAGCCAAAGGCGATTGGGAACTTCCTATCACTGAGATTGAAAGAACAGTAGGCGATACCACGCATGAGCCATTTAGCGTTCCTGAAAACATAAAAAAATGGTGGAACCGTTACGTGTATGCCCAAAAACAAGCCGGTTTTTATGGCTGTAAAGTACCCGTGCATTTAGGCGACATTCACTTTGAAAACGCACGTGCTCTTGCAAATGCGCTTCTGCCATATGGAGAAGATGTTATGCGTTTTACGGGTGACCAAAACCTCTACATCCGTAACCTCACAGGTCCACAAATGGCAAGTTTGCATGACATCTTGCAAGCCTTCTCTAAAGATGTGGCAAAACCAACCCTCTTTGGTGATATGGTAGCGTGTACAGGTGCTGCAACATGTCAGTTAGGTATTGCTCGTCCTCGTGGTGCAGTCGATGCGATTCAAAAACGTCTTAATAAACTCATCGATGAGCGTGACTATGACGCCCTTCAAGGCTTTAAAATTCATTTATCGGGTTGTCCAAACAGTTGTGGTAAACACCTCATCGGGGATCTTGGTTTCTTTGGAAAAGTCCAACGTAATGAAGGCTACTCTTACCCAGCATACAACGTTGTTGCAGGCTCACGCACGTCAGGTGATGGCAGTGTTTACGCACAAAAAGCAGGCGATGTCGCAGCGTTTCATGTGCCAGCTTTTGTTGAAGAAGTGCTCGATACATGGCTAAAACACGTAAAAGCCTATAAAAGTTTTGCGGATTGGATTGATGATGGCGGACTTGCGATTATCACTGAAATCAGTAAAAAATACGTGGATATTCCATCGTTCAAAGAAGATAAAAACCCATACTTTGACTACGATGCCGTGGAACTCTTCTCTTTAAAAGGTCGCGGTACAGGTGAATGTAGTGCAGGTATGTACGACCTCATCGAAGCCGATAAAAAAGCTCTTAAAGAGGCACTTGAGAAAGAAGAGAAAAATTTTGAGCTGATTCGTCTTCTCTCCGCTCGTATGCTTTTAGTGACTCGTGGTGAAGATGCACGCGATAAAGAGGCCGTACTTAAGGCATTTAAACAACACTTTATCGAAACAACACTTCTGAATGCTTACTTTGGGACAATGTTAGAGGGTGATGCGGATGAGAAATCGATTGAGCTCGCGGAAGAAGTCATTAAACTCTATGAAACAATGGATCATACGCTAAAATTTGCGAAAGAGAAAGAGCTAGCCGCGGCAGCAGCAACAGAAGCAAAACCAGTAGCTTCGGCACACTTTAAGGATCTTAGTGGTGTAGCGTGCCCAATGAACTTTGTCAAAACCAAAATGGAACTCTCTAAAATCGGCAGTGGCGAAGTCTTGGAAATTTTACTGGATGATGGAGCACCGATTGATAACGTCCCAAAATCTGTTGCGAGTGAAGGTCACACCGTCGAGGCAACCACTAAAGAGGGTAACGGCTGGCGTGTAAGGATCGTGAAAAAATGA
- a CDS encoding phosphoadenylyl-sulfate reductase, giving the protein MSQSYEIKIAEAINALQELVGAKALKVTLAFSHQSEDAINISLAQKAGIDFDVFTLETHKLFEESLAYQKEIEAFFGVEIKSFSASDEEIKALEEKVGEYGIFDDINLRKECCRVRKLVPLAKALKGYHGWISGIRIAQSITRSDTKLMEFDDNFKLLKFNPLAHFSDEDVERYMRENDIPQSALYAKGFKSIGCKPCTRAIKEGEDIRAGRWWWENPEHKECGLHLHKEK; this is encoded by the coding sequence ATGAGTCAAAGTTATGAAATCAAAATCGCAGAAGCGATTAATGCACTTCAAGAACTTGTTGGAGCGAAAGCTCTTAAAGTTACATTGGCGTTTAGCCATCAAAGCGAAGATGCCATCAACATTTCACTGGCGCAAAAAGCAGGCATTGATTTTGATGTTTTTACGCTTGAAACGCATAAACTTTTTGAGGAATCTTTAGCCTATCAAAAAGAGATCGAAGCATTTTTTGGTGTAGAGATTAAAAGTTTTAGCGCAAGCGATGAAGAGATTAAGGCATTAGAAGAAAAAGTTGGAGAATACGGCATCTTTGATGATATCAATTTACGCAAAGAGTGTTGTCGCGTGAGAAAACTTGTTCCTTTGGCTAAGGCTCTTAAAGGCTATCATGGTTGGATTAGCGGTATCAGAATCGCTCAGTCAATCACCAGAAGCGATACAAAGTTAATGGAGTTTGATGACAATTTCAAACTTCTCAAGTTCAACCCACTGGCTCATTTTAGCGATGAGGATGTTGAGCGCTATATGCGTGAAAATGACATTCCACAAAGTGCCTTGTACGCTAAAGGTTTTAAAAGCATCGGATGTAAGCCGTGTACAAGAGCCATCAAGGAAGGCGAAGACATCAGAGCAGGCAGATGGTGGTGGGAAAACCCAGAACATAAAGAGTGCGGATTGCATCTGCATAAGGAGAAATAG
- a CDS encoding DUF2061 domain-containing protein, with protein sequence MVEHKKRSIAKAISWRTLGTVDTMLISFIVTGSPLAAVSIGAFELITKTLLYYFHERAWNKINFGREKPQPEYQI encoded by the coding sequence ATGGTTGAGCATAAAAAACGAAGTATTGCAAAAGCAATTTCTTGGAGAACACTTGGAACTGTTGACACCATGTTGATTAGTTTTATCGTCACAGGAAGCCCGCTTGCTGCTGTTTCTATCGGAGCATTCGAGCTTATCACCAAAACATTGCTTTACTATTTTCATGAACGCGCGTGGAATAAAATCAATTTTGGTAGAGAAAAACCACAACCTGAGTATCAAATATGA
- a CDS encoding HesA/MoeB/ThiF family protein, whose amino-acid sequence MRDFTDEELERYSRHIILQDVGIEGQEKIANSKVLVIGAGGLGSPVALYLAAAGVGEIGIVDGDVVDLSNLQRQVIHTTADVSVPKVLSAKAKMEAINPNVKVTVYQKFLDASNILDIVKGYDFVIDGTDNFSSKFLINDACILANVPYSHGGILRFGGQTMTIKPGQSACYACVFDSPPPANAIPTCSSAGILGAVAGMLGTIQAAEALKYIVGVGEPLYNRLLTFDAKTMNFRNVNFKKNPKCRVCGGEGIKEIRDYEAVVCEAKL is encoded by the coding sequence GTGAGAGATTTTACGGACGAAGAATTAGAGCGTTATTCACGCCACATTATCCTTCAAGATGTTGGTATCGAAGGGCAAGAAAAAATTGCAAATTCTAAAGTGTTGGTCATTGGTGCAGGCGGGCTTGGTTCTCCTGTAGCACTTTACCTAGCCGCTGCAGGTGTAGGTGAAATTGGCATCGTGGATGGTGACGTGGTTGATTTGAGCAATCTTCAACGCCAAGTCATTCACACAACTGCTGATGTAAGTGTACCTAAAGTGCTCTCCGCCAAAGCGAAGATGGAAGCCATTAACCCCAATGTAAAAGTAACGGTCTATCAAAAGTTTTTGGATGCATCGAACATCTTAGACATCGTGAAAGGCTACGACTTCGTTATCGATGGAACGGACAATTTTTCATCAAAATTCTTGATTAACGATGCGTGTATCTTAGCAAACGTACCGTATTCTCACGGTGGTATTTTGCGTTTTGGTGGACAGACGATGACCATTAAACCTGGTCAAAGTGCATGTTATGCGTGTGTATTTGACAGCCCTCCTCCAGCCAATGCCATTCCTACATGCTCAAGTGCGGGCATTTTAGGAGCGGTTGCGGGTATGCTGGGAACGATTCAAGCCGCAGAAGCGTTAAAATACATCGTTGGTGTAGGTGAACCACTGTATAATAGACTCTTAACGTTTGATGCAAAAACGATGAACTTTAGAAATGTGAATTTCAAAAAGAACCCTAAATGCCGTGTATGCGGTGGCGAAGGCATCAAAGAGATTAGAGACTACGAAGCCGTTGTATGTGAGGCAAAATTATGA
- a CDS encoding M67 family metallopeptidase has protein sequence MIKIPNSAYNEMVLHALKDKPIEACGYLAGLNGEVKYAIPMKNTDESNEHFSFDPQEQFDVFKKTQKEGLRLIGVYHSHPETPARPSEEDIRLAYDPNVSYVIISLAGAEPDMKSFIIKNKTVEKEEIEIILD, from the coding sequence ATGATAAAAATCCCTAACAGTGCGTACAATGAGATGGTTCTCCACGCACTAAAAGATAAACCCATTGAAGCGTGTGGTTATCTTGCTGGGCTTAATGGCGAAGTGAAATATGCCATCCCTATGAAAAATACGGATGAGAGCAACGAACACTTTAGCTTTGACCCACAAGAACAGTTTGATGTGTTTAAAAAGACACAAAAAGAGGGGCTTCGTTTGATTGGGGTGTACCATTCACACCCTGAAACCCCTGCACGTCCAAGTGAAGAAGACATTCGTTTGGCGTATGATCCTAATGTGAGCTATGTGATTATCTCACTTGCGGGTGCAGAGCCTGATATGAAGTCATTTATTATTAAAAACAAAACGGTTGAAAAAGAAGAAATTGAAATAATTTTAGATTGA
- a CDS encoding Fe(3+) ABC transporter substrate-binding protein codes for MKRGISFLQMIVGLSLAVSMAFASTEVNVYSHRHYDSDKALFKAFEEKSGIKVNVITAKAEELVSKLKIEGANSPADMLITSDIGNLYEAKEEGLLQKIDSKVLSANIPAHLRDADNEWFGLTKRARIFVYNPEKLSEKELGSYLDLSDPKFKGKILTRSSSAAYNKSLLASIIANHGEAKALEFAKGLVANLAREPKGNDRDQIKAVASGEGDLAIVNTYYLGVMLNSKDPKDVEVAKSVKLYFPAQNAEGAHINISGAGVTKYAKNKENAMKLIEFLSSVEAQTLFAEANHEYPANPAVKASGTVATFGAFKEDTLPLSEVGKYNKKAVEVATKANWR; via the coding sequence ATGAAACGTGGAATATCTTTTCTTCAGATGATAGTAGGTCTCAGTTTGGCCGTATCGATGGCATTTGCAAGCACAGAAGTCAATGTCTATTCGCATCGTCATTACGATAGCGACAAAGCACTTTTTAAAGCCTTTGAAGAAAAAAGTGGCATTAAGGTCAATGTGATTACGGCAAAAGCAGAAGAGTTGGTTTCAAAACTCAAAATTGAGGGCGCAAATAGCCCGGCAGATATGCTCATTACTTCGGATATAGGCAATTTATACGAAGCCAAAGAAGAGGGTTTACTTCAAAAAATCGACTCTAAAGTACTGAGTGCAAACATACCAGCCCATTTAAGAGATGCTGATAATGAGTGGTTTGGCTTGACAAAACGTGCACGTATTTTTGTGTATAACCCAGAGAAACTCTCCGAAAAAGAGCTTGGAAGTTACCTTGATCTTAGTGATCCAAAGTTTAAAGGCAAAATCTTAACACGCAGTTCATCTGCCGCGTACAATAAATCGCTCTTAGCGTCCATCATCGCAAATCATGGTGAAGCCAAAGCGTTAGAGTTTGCCAAAGGGTTAGTTGCCAATTTAGCCAGAGAGCCAAAAGGAAATGACAGAGACCAAATCAAAGCCGTGGCAAGCGGCGAGGGGGATTTAGCTATCGTCAATACCTACTATTTAGGTGTTATGCTGAACAGCAAAGACCCAAAAGATGTTGAAGTAGCTAAAAGTGTTAAGCTTTACTTTCCTGCTCAAAATGCCGAAGGTGCACACATCAACATCAGTGGTGCGGGTGTGACAAAGTATGCGAAAAACAAAGAAAATGCGATGAAGCTCATCGAGTTTTTAAGCAGTGTTGAGGCACAAACACTCTTTGCAGAAGCCAACCATGAATACCCTGCAAATCCAGCAGTCAAAGCTTCTGGTACGGTTGCAACGTTTGGAGCATTTAAAGAAGACACTTTACCACTCAGTGAAGTTGGCAAATACAACAAAAAAGCGGTGGAAGTCGCAACAAAGGCAAATTGGCGATAA
- a CDS encoding sulfate adenylyltransferase subunit 1, with protein MQRLNIVITGHVDHGKSTLIGRLLADTDSLPQGKLESVKKMCENNARPFEYAFLLDALADEQKQGITIDSARVFFQSKKREYIIIDAPGHIEFLKNMISGASRAEAALLLIDAKEGVAENSKRHGMLLSLLGIKQVAIVVNKMDLVNFSEIAFNKLKIEYSEYLATLGIKSDIFIPISAREGVNLIEHSGSTPWYKGPTVLEILDSFTSVEEKENDDFRMPLQDVYKFTRDNDDRRIYAGTVTSGELNVGDEVVFYPSLKRSRVASIESFNTSVKTRVKESEAVGFTLQTQIYVRNGEVVARADQSAPKVSNRFEANLFWLGAKPLELDKPYKIKIGSAQSTIYLEEIKRVIDGDTLDRADEPSVGRHEAACVIFRVHDLLAMELFAENQKLGRFVIVDEFDIAGGGIITEVLEQYSNRRTKTSTIANTLVEKVGENANFEEELFELLRKYFPHQFSTDSVG; from the coding sequence ATGCAAAGACTCAATATTGTCATCACAGGGCACGTCGATCACGGTAAAAGCACGCTCATCGGGCGTCTGCTTGCCGACACAGACTCATTGCCACAAGGAAAACTAGAGAGTGTGAAAAAGATGTGTGAAAACAATGCACGTCCTTTTGAGTATGCCTTCTTGCTAGACGCTCTTGCCGATGAGCAAAAACAAGGCATTACCATTGATAGTGCGCGTGTCTTTTTCCAAAGTAAAAAACGAGAGTACATCATCATCGATGCTCCTGGTCACATCGAATTTTTAAAAAATATGATCAGTGGAGCGTCTCGTGCAGAGGCAGCACTACTTCTTATCGATGCCAAAGAAGGTGTAGCGGAAAACTCTAAGCGTCATGGTATGTTGCTTTCACTTTTAGGCATCAAACAAGTGGCAATTGTCGTTAACAAAATGGACTTGGTGAACTTTAGTGAAATCGCCTTTAACAAGCTCAAAATAGAGTACAGCGAATACCTAGCAACCCTAGGCATTAAGAGCGATATTTTTATACCGATCAGCGCACGTGAAGGTGTAAACCTTATCGAACACTCTGGCTCAACGCCTTGGTATAAAGGACCAACTGTTTTAGAAATTTTAGACAGTTTTACAAGCGTCGAAGAAAAAGAGAACGATGACTTTAGAATGCCGTTACAAGACGTGTACAAGTTTACCCGTGACAACGATGATAGACGTATCTATGCGGGAACGGTCACCAGTGGCGAACTCAATGTAGGCGATGAAGTGGTCTTTTACCCTTCTCTTAAGCGTTCACGTGTAGCGAGTATCGAGAGTTTTAACACCTCTGTGAAAACACGTGTTAAAGAAAGTGAAGCCGTTGGTTTTACGCTTCAAACGCAAATTTATGTACGTAACGGTGAAGTAGTTGCTCGTGCCGATCAGAGTGCTCCAAAAGTGAGCAATCGTTTTGAAGCCAACCTTTTCTGGTTGGGTGCAAAACCACTAGAACTCGATAAACCGTACAAAATCAAGATAGGTTCGGCGCAAAGCACCATCTATCTAGAAGAGATCAAGCGCGTCATCGATGGCGATACGCTCGATCGTGCCGATGAGCCAAGTGTGGGACGTCATGAAGCAGCGTGCGTCATTTTTAGAGTGCATGACCTTTTGGCAATGGAACTCTTTGCTGAAAACCAAAAGCTAGGACGTTTTGTCATCGTCGATGAGTTTGATATCGCAGGTGGTGGTATCATTACAGAAGTACTAGAACAATACAGCAATCGTCGCACAAAGACCAGCACTATTGCAAACACTTTGGTGGAAAAAGTGGGTGAAAATGCCAATTTTGAAGAAGAGTTATTTGAACTTCTTCGTAAATATTTTCCACATCAGTTTTCTACCGACTCAGTCGGTTAG
- the thiS gene encoding sulfur carrier protein ThiS codes for MKLTINGDVKEIKDGVTLPELLIIENVEQPDMVSVQLNDEFIRQDEHKSVVLKDGDEINFLYFMGGGA; via the coding sequence ATGAAATTAACGATTAACGGTGATGTAAAAGAGATTAAAGACGGAGTAACACTTCCAGAGTTACTCATTATCGAAAATGTTGAGCAACCTGACATGGTCTCTGTTCAACTTAATGATGAGTTTATCAGACAAGATGAACACAAAAGTGTTGTGCTTAAAGATGGCGATGAAATCAACTTTTTATACTTCATGGGAGGTGGCGCGTGA
- the cysD gene encoding sulfate adenylyltransferase subunit CysD: MDHLDRLEAQSIYILREAYRSFPNLAMLWSIGKDSTVLLWLTRKAFFGHVPYPLVHIDTAFKIPEMIRYRDEIAVQWDLNLVVGQNKEALAKGETFVNGLDRLSCCKKLKSDALKYTLDGTWARRKWNPYKKVWEDELNGAPYTGVIVGVRADEEGSRSKERVFSARDEKSEWDASTQPPELWNQYKTDFAPGTHVRIHPLLEWTELNIWEYIERENIPIISLYFNNGNGKRYRSLGCFPCTAPVDSEARNPKEIIEELTSGKFKDIAERSGRAQDKDGGGTLEALRKEGYM, translated from the coding sequence ATGGATCATTTAGACAGACTTGAAGCTCAGAGTATCTATATTTTGCGAGAAGCGTATCGAAGCTTCCCAAACCTTGCCATGCTTTGGAGCATCGGTAAAGATAGCACGGTACTGTTGTGGCTCACACGAAAAGCATTTTTTGGACATGTGCCCTACCCATTGGTACACATTGATACAGCGTTTAAAATTCCTGAAATGATTAGATACCGCGATGAGATCGCCGTACAGTGGGACTTAAACCTTGTGGTTGGACAAAACAAAGAAGCCTTGGCAAAAGGAGAAACCTTTGTGAATGGACTTGATCGCCTTAGCTGCTGTAAAAAACTCAAAAGTGACGCGCTTAAGTACACGCTTGATGGTACATGGGCACGTCGCAAATGGAACCCTTACAAAAAAGTATGGGAAGATGAGTTAAACGGAGCACCTTATACAGGTGTTATCGTGGGTGTTAGAGCGGATGAAGAGGGAAGTAGGTCTAAAGAGCGCGTCTTTTCAGCACGCGATGAAAAAAGCGAATGGGATGCCAGTACCCAACCACCAGAGCTGTGGAATCAGTACAAAACCGATTTTGCACCAGGCACACACGTGCGCATTCACCCACTCTTAGAGTGGACGGAGCTCAATATTTGGGAGTACATCGAGAGGGAGAATATTCCTATAATTTCACTCTACTTTAATAACGGCAATGGCAAACGTTACCGCTCTTTAGGATGTTTCCCATGTACGGCGCCTGTGGATTCAGAAGCGCGTAACCCAAAAGAGATTATTGAAGAACTAACCTCTGGAAAGTTCAAAGACATCGCAGAACGCTCAGGTCGTGCCCAAGATAAAGATGGTGGCGGAACGTTAGAGGCACTAAGAAAAGAAGGATATATGTAA